In one Nicotiana tomentosiformis chromosome 6, ASM39032v3, whole genome shotgun sequence genomic region, the following are encoded:
- the LOC104111340 gene encoding VAN3-binding protein-like isoform X1 codes for MQCSSWSPSSTNNLLLKDTEDYDAEMLESSSYRAITNKHYIKLDLHHMKGWLKSKSPFCFFRSSHQEKKEKLRLQTAKLHALLSLTQLASAISGFASNSSSGILDSQQMNWSHNMASVVASAAALMTTVCAEAAESLGAGRAQVASAVNSGLAIQTPMDMIAVTATTATYHCLLPGLRGAAILKSRALDDPSPRIPEMLTAGARIRIIMPSGHKEDKWVTLHQKQNQLILSLKRKYFGALTTSKEYKLINIIRECFEAQDQYFVSLKTNNGIIKLLFKDEMQLSIWISTISSVLTSS; via the exons ATGCAATGCAGTTCTTGGAGCCCATCTTCTACT AATAATCTCTTGTTGAAAGACACAGAGGATTATGATGCAGAAATGCTGGAGAGCTCAAGCTACAGAGCTATAACCAACAAACACTACATTAAG TTGGACTTGCATCACATGAAGGGATGGCTAAAAAGCAAATCTCCATTTTGCTTCTTTAGATCATCACATCAAGAGAAGAAAGAGAAACTCCGGTTACAAACTGCAAAATTACATGCTCTACTTTCTCTCACACAGCTTGCTTCAGCAATTTCTGGCTTTGCCAGCAATAGCAGCTCCGGAATTCTAGACTCACAGCAAATGAATTGGAGCCACAATATGGCTAGTGTAGTTGCTTCTGCTGCAGCTCTGATGACAACAGTATGTGCCGAGGCAGCTGAATCTCTGGGAGCAGGAAGAGCTCAGGTTGCATCTGCAGTCAATTCTGGCCTGGCCATCCAAACTCCTATGGATATGATCGCAGTGACAGCAACAACAGCCACAT ATCATTGCTTGTTACCAGGTTTACGAGGAGCTGCAATTCTTAAATCAAGAGCCTTGGATGATCCCTCTCCTAGGATCCCAGAGATGCTCACTGCAGGCGCCCGAATACGGATAATAATGCCCTCAG GACATAAAGAGGACAAATGGGTGACCCTACACCAGAAGCAAAACCAGCTCATACTGAGCCTCAAAAGGAAGTACTTTGGAGCTTTAACAACTTCAAAAGAAT ACAAGCTTATCAACATAATAAGAGAATGTTTTGAGGCTCAAGACCAGTACTTTGTTAGCTTGAAGACGAACAATGGCATCATCAAGCTTCTCTTCaaagatgaaatgcaattaaGCATCTGGATATCTACCATTTCCAGTGTCTTAACATCCTCTTGA
- the LOC104111340 gene encoding VAN3-binding protein-like isoform X2, whose translation MQCSSWSPSSTNNLLLKDTEDYDAEMLESSSYRAITNKHYIKLDLHHMKGWLKSKSPFCFFRSSHQEKKEKLRLQTAKLHALLSLTQLASAISGFASNSSSGILDSQQMNWSHNMASVVASAAALMTTVCAEAAESLGAGRAQVASAVNSGLAIQTPMDMIAVTATTATCLRGAAILKSRALDDPSPRIPEMLTAGARIRIIMPSGHKEDKWVTLHQKQNQLILSLKRKYFGALTTSKEYKLINIIRECFEAQDQYFVSLKTNNGIIKLLFKDEMQLSIWISTISSVLTSS comes from the exons ATGCAATGCAGTTCTTGGAGCCCATCTTCTACT AATAATCTCTTGTTGAAAGACACAGAGGATTATGATGCAGAAATGCTGGAGAGCTCAAGCTACAGAGCTATAACCAACAAACACTACATTAAG TTGGACTTGCATCACATGAAGGGATGGCTAAAAAGCAAATCTCCATTTTGCTTCTTTAGATCATCACATCAAGAGAAGAAAGAGAAACTCCGGTTACAAACTGCAAAATTACATGCTCTACTTTCTCTCACACAGCTTGCTTCAGCAATTTCTGGCTTTGCCAGCAATAGCAGCTCCGGAATTCTAGACTCACAGCAAATGAATTGGAGCCACAATATGGCTAGTGTAGTTGCTTCTGCTGCAGCTCTGATGACAACAGTATGTGCCGAGGCAGCTGAATCTCTGGGAGCAGGAAGAGCTCAGGTTGCATCTGCAGTCAATTCTGGCCTGGCCATCCAAACTCCTATGGATATGATCGCAGTGACAGCAACAACAGCCACAT GTTTACGAGGAGCTGCAATTCTTAAATCAAGAGCCTTGGATGATCCCTCTCCTAGGATCCCAGAGATGCTCACTGCAGGCGCCCGAATACGGATAATAATGCCCTCAG GACATAAAGAGGACAAATGGGTGACCCTACACCAGAAGCAAAACCAGCTCATACTGAGCCTCAAAAGGAAGTACTTTGGAGCTTTAACAACTTCAAAAGAAT ACAAGCTTATCAACATAATAAGAGAATGTTTTGAGGCTCAAGACCAGTACTTTGTTAGCTTGAAGACGAACAATGGCATCATCAAGCTTCTCTTCaaagatgaaatgcaattaaGCATCTGGATATCTACCATTTCCAGTGTCTTAACATCCTCTTGA